A DNA window from Hordeum vulgare subsp. vulgare chromosome 1H, MorexV3_pseudomolecules_assembly, whole genome shotgun sequence contains the following coding sequences:
- the LOC123418011 gene encoding zinc finger CCCH domain-containing protein 37-like gives MASHAHEHGLLLDPAALAYSWAAEPEFPPQLLAALGEYLSSSSSSTIGARGGEGGHQSAPEVDAEADAEADDEFMMYEFKVRRCARARSHDWTACPYAHPGEAARRRDPHRVAYAGEPCPDYRRRPGAACPRGASCPFAHGTFELWLHPSRYRTRPCRAGLACRRRVCFFAHAAGELRAAHKGGPDSPLALSPKSTLTALWESPPVSPVEGRMRWLDLDAIDDAAAADAEVEEIMLAMQQLSFAKAAAPSASSGTTQALPPVTEDDGPDLGWVTELVM, from the coding sequence ATGGCGAGCCACGCCCACGAGCACGGCCTGCTGCTCGACCCGGCCGCGCTGGCCTACTCCTGGGCCGCCGAGCCGGAGTTCCCGCCGCAGCTCCTCGCCGCGCTGGGGGagtacctctcctcctcctcctcctccaccatcggAGCGCGCGGCGGCGAGGGGGGCCACCAGTCCGCCCCCGAGGTCGACGCCGAGGCCGACGCGGAGGCGGATGACGAGTTCATGATGTACGAGTTCAAGGTGCGGCGGTGCGCGCGCGCGCGGAGCCACGACTGGACGGCCTGCCCCTACGCGCACCCGGGGGAGGCCGCGCGGCGCCGGGACCCGCACCGCGTCGCGTACGCGGGCGAGCCCTGCCCGGACTACCGCCGCCGCCCGGGCGCCGCGTGCCCGCGCGGGGCCTCCTGCCCGTTCGCGCACGGCACCTTCGAGCTCTGGCTCCACCCGTCCCGCTACCGCACGCGCCCGTGCCGCGCCGGCCTGGCCTGCCGCCGCCGCGTCTGCTTCTTCGCGCACGCGGCCGGGGAGCTCCGCGCCGCCCACAAGGGGGGGCCCGACTCGCCCCTGGCGCTCTCGCCCAAGTCCACGCTCACCGCGCTCTGGGAGTCGCCCCCGGTGTCGCCGGTGGAGGGCAGGATGAGGTGGCTGGACCTGGACGCCATagacgacgccgccgccgccgacgccgagGTAGAGGAGATCATGCTCGCAATGCAGCAGCTCAGCTTCGCCAAGGCAGCAGCACCATCCGCGTCCTCCGGAACGACGCAGGCGCTGCCGCCGGTGACGGAGGACGACGGGCCGGACCTGGGGTGGGTGACGGAGCTGGTCATgtga